A single window of Streptococcus cristatus ATCC 51100 DNA harbors:
- a CDS encoding AraC family transcriptional regulator → MMDLGQLHKTTEYKNQGTPYSLTRTITENGQPDILFHWHTDVEIIYVHEGSAQFHIDDHYFNSHKGDIVLIRPNALHSIHPIEQQCHYMDAINFHLDLMGYSAMDHASIHYLQPLYNGQLDFVHVIKPTDQAYEEIRQCLLATMETGYCQKKYYEFQLKAQLNQLFYLLFENDYIVSKELSAEGYRKEEKIRSIIDYINEHYQEELSIDQLSGICGYSPTHFMNFFKKHLGVSCIEYLIQFRLRKAAELLQHSTLSVLEISSQSGFNNLSNFNRQFKKYYQMTPSQYRRK, encoded by the coding sequence ATGATGGATTTGGGCCAATTGCACAAAACTACTGAATATAAGAATCAAGGGACCCCCTATTCTCTGACGCGGACCATTACGGAAAACGGCCAGCCTGACATCCTTTTCCACTGGCACACCGATGTTGAAATCATTTACGTCCACGAAGGAAGTGCCCAATTTCATATTGACGATCATTATTTTAACAGCCACAAGGGCGATATTGTCCTGATTCGTCCCAATGCCCTTCACTCCATTCATCCGATTGAGCAGCAGTGCCACTACATGGATGCCATTAACTTTCACTTGGACTTAATGGGCTATTCGGCCATGGACCATGCCAGTATCCACTACTTACAGCCTCTCTACAATGGTCAACTGGACTTTGTCCATGTCATCAAGCCGACTGATCAAGCCTATGAGGAAATTCGTCAATGCCTGCTAGCTACTATGGAAACGGGTTATTGCCAAAAGAAATACTATGAATTTCAGCTCAAGGCCCAGCTCAATCAGCTCTTCTACTTACTCTTTGAGAACGACTATATCGTTTCTAAGGAGCTATCTGCCGAGGGCTACCGCAAGGAAGAGAAAATTCGATCTATCATCGACTATATCAATGAGCATTATCAGGAAGAACTGTCTATTGATCAGCTGTCTGGCATCTGCGGCTACAGTCCGACGCATTTCATGAATTTCTTCAAAAAACATCTGGGTGTCTCTTGCATTGAATATCTGATTCAATTCCGCCTGCGCAAGGCTGCCGAGCTCCTCCAGCACTCCACTCTGTCGGTTCTTGAAATCTCAAGCCAGTCTGGTTTTAATAACCTTTCTAATTTCAACCGGCAATTTAAAAAATACTATCAAATGACACCCAGTCAATACCGAAGAAAGTAA
- a CDS encoding ATP-dependent Clp protease ATP-binding subunit, with translation MNNNYNNFNNMDDLFNQLMGRMGGYNSEHRRYLINGREVTPEEFAQYRATGKLPGQMTSEQDVQAGAHGPKQDGILAKLGRNLTQEARDGKLDPVIGRNKEIQETAEILSRRTKNNPVLVGDAGVGKTAVVEGLAQAIVNGDVPAAIKNKEIISVDISGLEAGTQYRGSFEENIQNLVNEVKEAGNIILFFDEIHQILGAGSTGGDSGSKGLADILKPALSRGELTVIGATTQDEYRNTILKNAALARRFNEVKVNAPSAEDTYQILRGIRDLYEKHHNVILPDEVLKAAVDYSVQYIPQRSLPDKAIDLVDVTAAHLAAQHPVTDVHAVEHEIAEQKDKQEAAVEKEDYEAALNAKTRIEELEKKIQNHTEDMKVTATVNDVAESVERMTGVPVSQMGASDIERLKGMNDRLKAKVIGQDKAVEAVARAIRRNRAGFDEGNRPIGSFLFVGPTGVGKTELAKQLALDMFGTKEAIIRLDMSEYSDRTAVSKLIGTTAGYVGYDDNSNTLTERVRRNPYSIILLDEIEKADPQVITLLLQVLDDGRLTDGQGNTVNFKNTVIIATSNAGFGYEAGLEEDAEKPDLMDRLKAYFRPEFLNRFNAVIEFSHLKKEDLMEIVNLMLVEVNQTLSKKEIDLAVSDAAKEFLRDAGYDQVMGVRPLRRVIEQQIRDKVTDFHLDNLDAKHLTADMEDGTLVIREKSAE, from the coding sequence ATGAATAACAATTACAACAATTTTAACAATATGGACGACCTTTTCAACCAACTCATGGGGCGCATGGGTGGCTACAACAGCGAACACCGGCGCTACTTGATTAATGGTAGAGAGGTCACACCGGAAGAGTTTGCTCAGTACCGGGCTACTGGCAAGCTTCCTGGTCAAATGACTAGCGAACAGGATGTGCAAGCTGGAGCGCATGGACCTAAGCAAGATGGCATTCTGGCTAAGCTAGGTCGCAATCTGACTCAAGAAGCGCGTGATGGTAAGCTGGATCCAGTCATTGGACGCAATAAGGAAATCCAAGAAACAGCTGAAATCCTTTCCCGCCGTACTAAGAATAATCCGGTTCTGGTCGGAGATGCCGGAGTTGGTAAGACAGCTGTCGTAGAAGGTTTGGCTCAGGCTATCGTCAATGGTGATGTGCCAGCGGCCATCAAGAACAAGGAAATTATTTCTGTTGATATTTCTGGCTTGGAAGCTGGTACTCAATATCGTGGTAGCTTTGAAGAAAATATCCAAAACTTAGTCAATGAAGTCAAGGAAGCTGGCAACATTATCCTCTTCTTTGATGAAATCCATCAAATTCTGGGAGCAGGTAGCACAGGAGGAGATAGCGGTTCTAAGGGCTTGGCGGATATTCTCAAACCAGCGCTTTCTCGTGGGGAGTTGACCGTTATCGGGGCTACTACTCAAGACGAGTACCGCAATACTATCCTTAAAAATGCAGCTTTGGCTCGCCGTTTCAATGAAGTCAAGGTCAATGCACCGTCTGCTGAGGACACCTATCAGATCCTTCGAGGTATTCGGGACTTGTACGAAAAGCACCACAATGTCATCCTGCCAGATGAAGTATTGAAAGCAGCTGTGGACTACTCAGTTCAGTATATTCCACAACGGAGCCTGCCAGACAAGGCGATTGACCTGGTCGATGTGACTGCTGCCCACTTGGCAGCCCAACATCCAGTGACTGATGTTCATGCAGTTGAGCATGAGATTGCTGAACAGAAAGACAAGCAGGAAGCGGCTGTTGAGAAAGAAGATTATGAAGCAGCTCTGAATGCCAAGACCCGTATTGAAGAGCTGGAAAAGAAAATTCAAAATCACACTGAGGATATGAAGGTGACGGCGACAGTCAATGATGTGGCAGAGTCTGTTGAACGGATGACGGGAGTGCCTGTCTCACAGATGGGTGCTAGCGACATTGAGCGCCTCAAGGGCATGAATGATCGTCTTAAAGCCAAGGTGATTGGCCAAGACAAGGCTGTAGAAGCTGTGGCTCGTGCCATCCGCCGTAACCGTGCCGGCTTCGATGAAGGCAACCGTCCGATTGGCAGCTTCCTCTTCGTTGGTCCGACAGGTGTCGGCAAGACTGAGCTAGCTAAGCAACTAGCTCTGGATATGTTCGGTACCAAGGAAGCGATCATCCGTCTGGATATGTCAGAATACTCCGACCGGACTGCTGTTTCCAAGCTGATTGGTACCACTGCAGGCTATGTCGGCTATGATGACAACAGTAATACCCTGACCGAGCGTGTGCGCCGCAATCCATACTCTATCATTCTCTTGGATGAGATTGAAAAGGCGGATCCACAGGTGATTACCCTTCTCCTTCAAGTTCTGGATGACGGCCGCTTGACAGATGGTCAAGGGAATACAGTCAACTTCAAGAACACGGTCATCATTGCGACTTCCAATGCCGGCTTTGGCTATGAAGCAGGCTTGGAAGAGGATGCAGAAAAGCCTGATCTGATGGATCGACTCAAAGCTTATTTCCGTCCAGAGTTCCTTAATCGTTTCAATGCAGTGATCGAGTTCTCTCATCTCAAGAAAGAAGACCTGATGGAGATTGTGAATCTCATGTTGGTTGAAGTAAATCAAACCTTAAGCAAGAAGGAAATTGATCTGGCTGTATCTGATGCAGCTAAGGAATTCCTGCGCGATGCTGGTTATGACCAAGTCATGGGTGTTCGTCCGCTTCGCCGTGTTATCGAGCAACAAATCCGTGACAAGGTGACTGACTTCCACTTGGATAATCTAGATGCTAAGCACTTAACTGCAGATATGGAAGATGGAACTTTGGTGATCCGTGAAAAATCAGCAGAATAA
- a CDS encoding amino acid ABC transporter ATP-binding protein, producing the protein MLEVKHISKRFGEHQVLADVSLKVNQGDVVVILGPSGSGKTTFLRCLNHLEKADSGQLTLAGKDYDLAKLSKKEILEIRRKTAFVFQHYNLFANKTALENILEGLVIARKIPREEALEIAEESLKRVGLLAYKDYYPSRLSGGQQQRIGIARAIAVKPDVILLDEPTSALDPELVGEVLSVMKQLAQEGVTMVVVTHEMSFARDVANHVIFMDGGHIVEENPPQEFFTSPKEERTKQFLSRILSDASYSVEYMI; encoded by the coding sequence ATGTTAGAAGTAAAACATATCTCCAAACGATTTGGAGAGCACCAGGTGCTGGCAGATGTCAGTCTCAAGGTCAATCAAGGTGATGTTGTGGTTATTCTGGGACCCTCAGGCTCTGGGAAAACAACATTTCTGCGCTGTCTGAATCACTTAGAAAAAGCGGATAGTGGTCAGTTGACTTTGGCTGGTAAGGACTATGATTTGGCTAAACTCAGCAAAAAAGAGATTTTGGAAATTCGTAGAAAGACGGCCTTTGTCTTTCAACATTATAATCTCTTTGCCAATAAAACAGCCCTTGAAAATATCTTAGAGGGCTTAGTGATAGCACGTAAGATACCGAGGGAAGAAGCGCTTGAGATTGCGGAAGAGTCCTTGAAGCGCGTGGGCCTCTTAGCCTACAAGGACTATTATCCTTCGCGGCTATCAGGCGGCCAGCAGCAGCGGATTGGGATTGCCCGTGCCATTGCCGTCAAGCCAGATGTCATCCTGCTGGATGAACCAACTTCGGCTCTAGATCCGGAATTGGTCGGTGAAGTTCTCAGCGTCATGAAACAGCTGGCCCAGGAGGGAGTGACCATGGTCGTTGTGACCCACGAGATGAGCTTTGCCCGTGATGTGGCCAACCATGTCATCTTTATGGACGGAGGTCACATCGTCGAAGAAAATCCTCCTCAGGAATTCTTCACTAGTCCTAAGGAGGAGCGGACCAAACAGTTTCTGTCCCGCATTCTGTCGGATGCCAGCTATAGTGTAGAGTATATGATTTAA
- a CDS encoding amino acid ABC transporter permease, which translates to MDLNYIVNTFLVTLKGIPVTLIIMVVAILLSFIPALLLALGQIYKVRGVRTFSVVYLAFIRATPPILLILFFYSLFPSLLNQFFKSLGSQVDVFKFNPLYYAFIIYSLMTTGSLSEILRSAILTVDKGQLEAAQAIGLTNFQAYRRIVFPQALRSALPNLANLVINLVKGTSLVFVMTVKDITALAKVEASHSYQYSESYLVIFVIYLIICGLIQWIFRSLEKRYALA; encoded by the coding sequence ATGGATTTGAATTATATTGTAAATACCTTTCTGGTTACTTTGAAAGGCATACCGGTAACCCTGATCATTATGGTGGTGGCTATTCTGCTCAGCTTTATTCCGGCCCTGCTTCTAGCTCTAGGTCAGATTTATAAAGTCCGAGGTGTGCGGACCTTTTCGGTGGTTTATCTAGCCTTTATTCGAGCAACGCCGCCCATTTTACTTATCCTCTTTTTCTACAGTCTATTTCCTAGCTTGCTGAATCAATTTTTCAAAAGTCTAGGCAGTCAGGTAGATGTCTTTAAGTTCAATCCGCTTTACTATGCTTTCATCATCTATAGCCTGATGACGACAGGCAGTTTATCGGAAATCTTGCGCTCTGCTATTTTGACAGTGGATAAAGGACAGTTAGAAGCAGCTCAGGCGATTGGGTTAACGAATTTTCAAGCCTATCGGAGGATTGTTTTTCCTCAGGCATTGCGCTCTGCCCTGCCCAATCTGGCCAATCTGGTTATCAATCTAGTCAAGGGAACCTCGCTGGTATTTGTCATGACGGTGAAAGATATCACAGCTTTGGCTAAGGTCGAAGCCTCCCATTCTTACCAGTATTCAGAGTCTTACTTAGTGATTTTTGTTATTTATCTCATTATTTGTGGCTTGATTCAGTGGATTTTTAGAAGCTTGGAAAAGCGCTACGCTCTTGCTTAG
- a CDS encoding amino acid ABC transporter permease, whose translation MVAYDLSRVFGLLPGLLQALPTTLWIMFVTVLIGSLLGGLLVWAQVAEEPTFAGLARGYIFILRCTPPIVLLFLVFYGIPEFLKWWLGLDINNWSRTVFVIITMILLFAAMIAEVFKAAYLAVPKGQTEAGLSIGLTPLQTFLRIILPQAFRIALPNLTTAFLNLMRDAALAYTIGAVDVMGAGQNLISRNLGNYSLETYTAVALIYWGIALVVSLASQLLEKSLTVKER comes from the coding sequence ATGGTCGCTTATGATTTGTCCCGTGTTTTTGGCTTGCTGCCTGGTTTGTTACAGGCCTTGCCGACTACTTTATGGATTATGTTCGTGACGGTTTTGATTGGCTCCTTGCTAGGTGGTCTGTTGGTCTGGGCTCAAGTTGCGGAGGAGCCGACTTTTGCTGGTCTGGCTAGAGGATATATATTTATCCTTAGGTGTACACCGCCTATTGTCTTGCTCTTCTTGGTCTTCTATGGCATTCCAGAGTTTTTAAAATGGTGGTTGGGACTGGATATCAACAATTGGTCACGGACCGTATTTGTCATTATTACCATGATTCTGCTCTTTGCGGCCATGATTGCAGAAGTCTTCAAGGCAGCCTATCTAGCTGTTCCCAAGGGACAGACCGAGGCGGGTCTCAGTATTGGCTTGACACCGCTGCAGACTTTTCTGCGCATCATTCTGCCACAGGCTTTTCGCATTGCCCTACCCAATCTGACTACCGCCTTTCTTAATCTCATGCGGGATGCTGCGCTGGCCTATACGATTGGGGCAGTTGATGTCATGGGAGCGGGGCAAAATCTCATCAGCCGTAATCTGGGCAATTATTCCCTCGAAACCTATACAGCGGTGGCTTTGATTTACTGGGGGATTGCCCTAGTGGTTTCGCTGGCTTCCCAGCTTCTGGAAAAAAGTCTGACTGTCAAGGAGAGGTAA
- a CDS encoding transporter substrate-binding domain-containing protein yields MSKKKWIIGGVAVIAIVAATYFGRTLTGASSSKASSSTSGSDKVTTLKVAHTQNYVPYDFLDEKGQSDGYEVAVLKAIDEKLPDYQFEYTGTSDEDLLIGLESGKYDIGTKGAWYTEERAKKFIIPESPIGASIIGFTIRKADANKFKNIDDFAKEKGKLVPISPQNAQWTVIEEYNKKHSVSPIELTAAESFQIADAYAWVLEGRYDAFFDIKLSFEKAVTDKAGSYHQYADQLSWFPYKGIPTYPLIHKDKKNEEFAKAYEKAIKELEKDGTLSKLSEKYFGEDVFSHVDKD; encoded by the coding sequence ATGAGTAAGAAAAAATGGATTATCGGTGGAGTAGCTGTGATTGCTATTGTTGCCGCAACTTATTTTGGACGGACCTTAACAGGGGCTTCGTCCAGTAAGGCGAGTAGTTCGACATCAGGTAGTGACAAGGTTACGACTTTAAAAGTAGCTCATACGCAAAACTACGTTCCTTACGACTTTTTGGACGAAAAAGGCCAGTCAGATGGGTATGAAGTAGCGGTACTCAAGGCCATTGATGAAAAATTGCCAGATTATCAGTTCGAATATACTGGCACCAGTGACGAAGATCTTTTGATTGGTTTGGAATCTGGGAAATATGATATCGGAACCAAGGGAGCTTGGTACACCGAAGAGCGGGCGAAGAAGTTCATCATTCCAGAAAGTCCTATCGGAGCTAGCATCATCGGCTTCACCATCCGAAAAGCAGATGCAAATAAATTTAAAAATATTGATGATTTTGCCAAAGAAAAAGGAAAATTGGTGCCGATTTCACCACAGAATGCTCAATGGACAGTGATTGAAGAGTACAACAAAAAGCACAGTGTTAGTCCAATTGAGTTGACCGCAGCAGAGTCTTTTCAGATAGCGGATGCCTATGCTTGGGTCTTGGAAGGTCGCTATGATGCCTTCTTTGATATCAAATTGTCCTTTGAAAAAGCTGTCACAGACAAGGCAGGTTCCTACCATCAGTATGCGGATCAGTTGAGCTGGTTCCCTTATAAGGGTATCCCTACCTATCCACTCATTCATAAAGATAAAAAGAATGAGGAGTTTGCCAAAGCCTATGAAAAGGCTATTAAAGAGCTGGAGAAAGATGGGACACTCTCTAAATTATCGGAAAAATACTTTGGTGAAGATGTCTTTTCTCATGTAGATAAAGACTAA
- a CDS encoding uroporphyrinogen decarboxylase family protein produces MSKRELVLKAFKGEKVDRVPVGFWHHFTSEDEWLAGFGNQTIIEKNLAGHQAFLSEVKPDFVKLMSDGYFAYPNERLKKVQSIKDLADIEPLGADHPWISEQVELVQKIRAGFTEDLVAIYNIFAPVTYFKWLVGKVAGGDDIIADFLAEDAEVTKRVLDVIAQDIAALTERIIKEAGADGIYLSVQSIQDARVSVEDYKAFIAPGELAVLEAANAAGGVNILHICGYEGARNDVHLFTDYPAQVINWAVGPEGISLAEGRKLFGGRTVLGGFENGKTGLLYTGSQEAIQNETKRLIAEAGKDALIIRADCTIPSDIDPERIEWVRQAASLA; encoded by the coding sequence ATGTCTAAAAGGGAGTTGGTTTTAAAAGCCTTTAAGGGGGAAAAAGTTGACCGAGTGCCAGTTGGTTTCTGGCATCATTTTACCAGCGAGGATGAGTGGCTGGCTGGTTTTGGCAATCAGACTATTATTGAGAAAAATCTGGCAGGCCATCAAGCATTTCTATCAGAAGTTAAGCCAGACTTTGTCAAACTGATGAGCGATGGTTATTTTGCCTATCCGAATGAGCGCTTGAAAAAAGTTCAATCTATCAAGGACTTGGCAGATATCGAGCCGTTAGGCGCCGACCATCCTTGGATCAGTGAGCAGGTGGAGCTGGTTCAAAAGATTAGGGCCGGCTTCACAGAGGATTTGGTTGCTATTTACAATATTTTTGCACCGGTGACCTACTTCAAATGGCTGGTTGGCAAGGTTGCTGGAGGAGATGACATCATTGCAGATTTTCTAGCAGAGGATGCGGAAGTGACAAAGCGGGTGCTGGATGTGATTGCTCAAGATATTGCGGCTCTGACAGAACGCATTATCAAGGAAGCTGGTGCAGATGGAATTTACCTCAGCGTTCAGAGCATTCAGGATGCGAGAGTGTCGGTCGAAGATTACAAGGCTTTCATCGCTCCTGGTGAATTAGCGGTGCTGGAAGCAGCCAATGCAGCTGGTGGAGTAAATATTCTGCATATTTGTGGCTACGAAGGTGCGCGAAATGACGTTCATCTTTTCACAGATTATCCAGCTCAAGTTATTAACTGGGCAGTGGGGCCAGAAGGTATCAGTTTGGCGGAAGGTCGTAAATTATTCGGCGGTCGGACCGTTCTAGGTGGCTTTGAAAATGGCAAAACTGGTCTGCTCTACACAGGTAGCCAAGAAGCTATTCAAAATGAGACTAAGCGCTTGATAGCAGAGGCTGGCAAGGATGCTTTGATTATCAGGGCTGACTGCACCATCCCAAGCGATATTGATCCAGAGCGGATTGAGTGGGTTCGTCAAGCAGCGAGTTTAGCATAA
- a CDS encoding LLM class flavin-dependent oxidoreductase has product MVELGISTFGETTPLEGTGQTYTHDERIRQLVAEIELADKVGLDVYGIGEHHREDFAVSAPEIVLAAGAVKTEKIRLTSAVSVLSSLDPIRVYQQYATIDALSNGRAEVMAGRGSFIESFPLFGYDLKDYEELFDEKLDLLLYASAETRLNWKGKLTQTIENREVYPRAVQETLPVWVATGGNVESTIKVAQKGLPIAYAIIGGQPKRFKPLLDAYRRIGQESGHSDEKLKIAAHSWGWVMEDNEEAVRTYFHPTKQVVDAISKDRPHWREMTYEQYLDQVGPEGAMFVGSPEKVAQKLIKMIEELGLDRFMLHLPLGSLPHEQVLQSIELFGTKVAPLVREYFAAKGK; this is encoded by the coding sequence ATGGTGGAATTAGGTATTTCTACTTTTGGAGAGACAACGCCACTGGAGGGTACAGGGCAGACCTATACTCATGACGAACGGATTCGGCAACTGGTAGCAGAGATTGAGCTGGCAGACAAGGTGGGACTGGACGTGTATGGCATTGGAGAGCACCACCGAGAGGACTTTGCTGTCTCTGCACCGGAGATTGTGCTGGCGGCTGGTGCGGTCAAGACAGAGAAGATTCGCTTGACCAGTGCTGTCAGTGTCTTGTCGAGCTTGGATCCTATCCGAGTCTACCAGCAGTATGCGACGATTGATGCTTTGTCAAATGGCAGAGCAGAGGTCATGGCTGGCCGTGGCTCTTTTATCGAGTCCTTTCCGCTCTTTGGCTATGACTTGAAGGATTATGAAGAGCTTTTTGATGAAAAGCTGGACCTGCTCCTCTATGCCAGTGCCGAGACGCGGTTAAATTGGAAGGGAAAGCTGACGCAGACTATTGAAAATCGGGAAGTCTATCCACGGGCTGTGCAAGAAACATTGCCAGTTTGGGTAGCGACGGGGGGCAATGTCGAGTCCACCATTAAGGTCGCCCAGAAAGGCCTACCGATTGCGTATGCCATTATCGGTGGACAGCCTAAGCGCTTCAAGCCCCTGCTGGATGCGTATCGCCGGATTGGGCAGGAAAGTGGGCACTCAGATGAAAAGTTGAAAATCGCTGCCCACTCTTGGGGCTGGGTCATGGAGGACAATGAGGAGGCGGTCCGGACTTACTTCCATCCGACCAAGCAGGTAGTGGACGCTATTTCCAAGGACCGCCCTCACTGGCGGGAGATGACCTATGAGCAATACCTAGATCAGGTAGGACCAGAGGGAGCCATGTTTGTCGGCAGTCCTGAAAAGGTCGCTCAGAAATTGATCAAGATGATAGAAGAGCTGGGACTGGACCGCTTCATGCTGCATCTGCCGTTGGGATCGCTTCCGCATGAGCAGGTTCTCCAGTCTATCGAACTCTTTGGCACCAAGGTTGCACCGCTTGTGCGGGAGTATTTTGCAGCTAAGGGTAAGTAA
- the glmS gene encoding glutamine--fructose-6-phosphate transaminase (isomerizing): MCGIVGVVGNRNATDILMQGLEKLEYRGYDSAGIFVTTGEKSSLIKSVGRIADLRAKIGMDVAGSTGIGHTRWATHGKPSENNAHPHTSQTGRFVLVHNGVIENYLDIKNNYLAGHDFKGQTDTEITVHLIGKFAEEDGLSVLDAFRKALHIIEGSYAFALVDAQDPSTIYVAKNKSPLLIGLGEGYNMVCSDAMAMIRETSEYMEIHDKELVIVTANSVEVQDYEGNVLERGSYTAELDLSDIGKGTYPYYMLKEIDEQPTVMRKLISTYADENNKMLIDPAIIKTVQEADRIYIIAAGTSYHAGYASKRMLEELTDTPVELGISSEWGYAMPLLSKKPLFIFISQSGETADSRQVLVKANELGIPSLTVTNVPGSTLSREAKHTLLLHAGPEIAVASTKAYTAQIAALAFLAKAVGDANGNEKAKKFDLVHELSIVAQSIESTLSEKELIESKVRDLLAETRSAFYIGRGQDYYVAMEASLKLKEISYIQCEGFAAGELKHGTISLIEEGTPVLALLSDEVLASHTRGNVSEVVARGAKVLTIAEENVAKDGDDIVLSQVHPYLSPISMVVPTQLIAYFATLHRGLDVDKPRNLAKSVTVE; encoded by the coding sequence ATGTGTGGAATCGTCGGAGTTGTGGGAAACCGCAATGCAACAGATATTTTGATGCAAGGACTTGAAAAGTTAGAATACCGAGGCTATGATTCAGCTGGAATTTTTGTGACAACAGGAGAAAAATCCAGCTTGATCAAGTCTGTTGGCCGAATTGCAGATCTTCGTGCCAAGATTGGCATGGATGTAGCAGGTTCAACAGGTATTGGGCATACCCGCTGGGCAACCCACGGAAAACCAAGTGAGAATAACGCCCATCCTCACACTTCTCAGACAGGCCGTTTTGTTTTGGTTCACAACGGTGTGATTGAAAATTACCTGGATATCAAAAATAACTATCTTGCTGGCCATGATTTTAAAGGCCAGACAGATACAGAAATTACTGTTCATTTGATTGGAAAATTCGCGGAAGAAGACGGTCTCTCTGTTCTTGACGCTTTCCGCAAGGCCCTTCACATTATCGAAGGTTCCTACGCTTTTGCCTTGGTAGACGCTCAAGATCCTTCTACGATCTACGTTGCCAAAAACAAATCTCCGCTTTTGATCGGCTTGGGTGAAGGCTACAACATGGTCTGCTCCGATGCCATGGCTATGATTCGTGAGACCAGCGAATACATGGAAATCCATGATAAAGAGCTGGTTATCGTGACGGCTAATAGCGTAGAAGTGCAAGACTACGAAGGCAATGTTCTTGAACGCGGTAGCTATACTGCTGAGCTGGACCTGTCTGATATCGGCAAAGGCACTTATCCTTACTACATGCTGAAGGAAATTGACGAGCAGCCGACCGTGATGCGGAAGCTGATCAGCACCTATGCGGATGAAAATAATAAGATGCTAATTGATCCAGCCATCATCAAGACAGTCCAAGAAGCGGATCGCATTTATATCATTGCTGCTGGAACTTCTTATCATGCGGGTTATGCTTCTAAACGGATGTTGGAAGAACTGACGGATACGCCAGTTGAACTGGGTATTTCTTCAGAATGGGGCTATGCTATGCCGCTTCTGAGCAAGAAGCCACTTTTCATCTTTATTAGCCAATCTGGTGAGACAGCTGATAGTCGCCAAGTCTTGGTCAAGGCCAATGAACTGGGCATTCCTAGCTTGACAGTGACCAATGTGCCAGGCTCAACCTTGTCTCGTGAAGCCAAGCATACCCTGCTTCTCCATGCTGGACCAGAAATTGCCGTGGCTTCAACCAAAGCCTATACTGCACAAATCGCTGCCCTAGCTTTTTTGGCCAAGGCGGTCGGTGATGCCAATGGCAATGAAAAAGCCAAGAAGTTTGACTTGGTTCATGAGCTGTCTATCGTAGCCCAGTCTATCGAGTCTACTCTTTCTGAGAAAGAATTGATCGAAAGCAAGGTTCGTGACTTGTTGGCGGAAACTCGCAGCGCCTTTTATATCGGTCGTGGTCAGGACTATTATGTGGCGATGGAAGCTAGCCTTAAGCTTAAGGAAATTTCCTACATTCAGTGTGAAGGCTTTGCGGCAGGAGAGCTCAAGCATGGTACTATTTCTCTGATTGAAGAGGGAACACCTGTTCTAGCCCTACTTTCAGACGAGGTCTTGGCTAGCCATACTCGCGGAAATGTTTCTGAAGTTGTGGCGCGCGGAGCCAAGGTGTTGACCATTGCGGAGGAAAATGTGGCTAAGGATGGAGATGATATTGTCCTGAGCCAAGTTCACCCTTATTTGTCACCAATCTCTATGGTGGTGCCAACTCAATTGATTGCTTATTTTGCAACCTTGCACCGCGGATTGGATGTAGATAAACCACGCAATCTCGCTAAATCTGTAACGGTAGAATAA
- a CDS encoding YjdF family protein, producing MDKISMTLSVYFEEGFWHGLFEQEHAQSYRVCRVTFGAEPSTQELLDFLNRYYHRLQFSPSIRVKEKTKSVSPKRLQRQAKKEQIASRSSKSQEALKLQFEEQKKIAQAKRKQQKELAKQRKFELKQQKRLEKHKGH from the coding sequence ATGGATAAGATTTCAATGACGCTGTCAGTTTATTTTGAAGAGGGATTTTGGCACGGTCTTTTCGAGCAGGAACATGCTCAATCTTATAGAGTTTGCCGAGTCACCTTTGGTGCAGAGCCTAGCACGCAGGAATTGTTGGATTTTCTAAACCGTTATTATCATCGGTTGCAGTTTAGTCCTAGCATCAGGGTGAAGGAGAAGACTAAGTCGGTCAGTCCTAAACGCCTGCAGAGACAGGCTAAAAAGGAGCAGATAGCTTCACGTTCTTCAAAGTCTCAGGAAGCGTTGAAGCTGCAATTTGAAGAGCAAAAGAAAATCGCTCAAGCCAAGCGCAAGCAGCAGAAAGAACTGGCTAAGCAAAGGAAATTCGAACTCAAACAGCAAAAACGATTGGAAAAGCACAAGGGGCATTGA
- the rpsO gene encoding 30S ribosomal protein S15, with translation MAISKEKKNEIIAQYARHEGDTGSVEVQVAVLTWEINHLNEHIKQHKKDHATYRGLMKKIGRRRNLLAYLRKNDVNRYRELINSLGLRR, from the coding sequence ATGGCAATCTCAAAAGAGAAAAAAAATGAAATCATTGCACAATATGCACGTCACGAAGGTGATACAGGTTCAGTAGAGGTTCAAGTTGCTGTCCTTACTTGGGAAATCAACCACCTTAACGAACACATCAAACAACACAAAAAAGACCACGCTACTTACCGTGGTTTGATGAAGAAAATCGGTCGCCGTCGTAACTTGCTTGCATACTTGCGTAAAAACGACGTTAACCGTTACCGTGAGTTGATCAACTCTCTTGGACTTCGTCGCTAA